The sequence below is a genomic window from bacterium.
GCAGGTGGCGGTAGATGCGGTCGCGGCCGGGGACGCGCTGGATCCAGGACGCGCGGATCGCCATGCGCTCGATCGGCGCCGAGAGGTGGCCGGCGCGGTGCAGCAGCGTGAAGAGCGTCGCCCCCGGGAAGAGCTCGCACATCGCCTCGAGGCACTTTTCGCCCCCGCGCATGCCGGTGAGCCAGTCGTGGACGAGCGCGACGCGCGGGCTCATCCGAGCGCCTCGCGGTAGACGCCCAGCGTGCGGCGCGCCGCCTCGTCCCAGGAGAAGAGGCGCGCGCGCTCGAGGCCGAGGCGCACGAGCCGCTCGCGCAGCGCCGCGTCGTCGAGGACGCGGCAGACCGCCTCGACGAGGGAGTCCTCGTCCTGCGGCGAGAAGTACGCGGCCGCGGGCCCGAGCACCTCCGGCAGGGAGGCGGCCGACGAGGCGGCCACCGGGGTGCCGCAGGCCATCGCCTCGAGCGGCGGCAGGCCGAAGCCCTCGTGGAGCGAGGGGAAGGCGAAGAGCGCGGCGCCGGCGTAGAGCAGCGCGAGGGCCTCCCGGTCCACGGGCGCGACAAAGCGCGCGCGCCCCTGGATGCCGAGGCGCCGTGCCCGCTTCTCCAGTCCGTGGCGCTGGGGCGCGTCCCCGCCGACGGCCACGAGCAGGAGGCCGGGGTAGCGTCGCGCGAGCCGGACGAAGCCCGAGAGCAGCAGGTCCAGGTTCTTGTGCCCCTTGGGGTTGCCGACGAAGAGCACGTAGGGGGCCGCGATGCCGAAGGCCTCCGCCACGTGGGCCTCGGCCTCCCCGGCGGGGCGGGGCCGGAAGATCTCCTCCACGCCGTTGGGGATGACGGCGAGCTTGCCGCGTGCCCGCGGGAAGGCCGCGGCGATGTCGCGCGCCGAGGCGTGCGAGACCGTGATCACGCGGGCCGCGGCGGCGACGGCGCGCCCGATCATCAGGCGCGCGTACAGCCGCGGCAGCCCGCGGTACTCGCGCGCCTGCAGGTGGATCAGGTCGTGGACGGTGACCACGGCCGGGCAGGGCAGGCGCGCCGGCAACACGTAGTGCGGCGCGTGGTAGAGGTCCAGCTGCAGCTCGCGCGCCTTCGCCGCGAGCGCCGTGAGCTCGCGCAGGGAGTACCCGCCGGCGCGCTCGGGCACGAGCCGGACCCGGTCGCCCTGCGGCAGGAGCGCCTCGTCACCGGGGCGGTGGAAGAGCACCCACTCGACGCCGCGCTCGAGCCCGACGAGCCGCTCCACGAGGTTGCGCACGTGCGTGCCGATCCCGTAGTCGGCCGCCTTGCGCGCGTCGACGCCGATGCGCACGCTCACCGCCGCTCCCCTGCCGCCTCGCGATAGACCGCCAGGGTCTCGCGCGCGCAGCGGTCCCAGCTGAAGCCGGCCGCCCGCGCCAGGCCGCGCTCACGCAGGGCGGCGAGCCGCCCCGGGTCGGACGCCAGCTCCGCCAGGCGCGCCGCCAGCAGGGCGGGGTCCCCGAGGGCGAACAGCTCGCCCGCGCCGGCGACCGTCTCCGGCAGGGCCGAGGCGTCGGCCGCGAGCACCGGCGTCCCGCAGGCCATCGCCTCGAGCGCCGGCAGGCCGAACCCCTCGTACGCCGAGGGGACCACCGCGAGCGTCGCCCCGCGGTACAGGGCGGGCAGGTCCGCGTCCGGGACGTAGCCGAGCAGGCGCACGGCCGGCTCAAGCCCGCGGCCGCGGATCCCCGCGGCGATCGCCTCCCCGCGCCAGCCCGGCCCGCCCGCGAGCGCGAGCTGCAGGTCCGCCGCCTCCGGCCGCGTGTGGCGCAGGATCTCGAAGGCATCGACGAGCAGCGGCACGTTCTTGCGCGGCTCGAAGACGCCGACGAAGAGCAGGTAGCGGCCCGTCAGGCCGTGGCGCTCGCGCGCCCGCCGGTCCGCGGCCGCATCCCCCCCGGGCGAGAAGCCGGGGTCGACGCCGTAGGGGACCACCGCGACCTTGCCCGCCGCCCGCGGGAAGCGCTCGAGGATCTCGCGGCGGCTGAACTCCGACCCCGTGATCACCCGCCGCGCCGCGCGGACCGCCCGTGCCGTGAGCGCGGCGAAGAGCAGGCGGTGGGCGCCCGAGACCGCCGCCGGGAAGCGCAGCGGGATCAGGTCGTGCACCGTCGCGACGAGCGGGCACCCGGCGAAGGCCGGGACGGCGAAGTTCGCCGTCCCGTGGAACAGGTCCAGCCGCGCGCGCCGGCAGGCGCCGGGCAGCCGGCCGAAGGTCCACGCGTGGCGGTTGCGCCCAGGGACGACCACGACCTCGCACTCCGGCGGCGCCGCCAGCGGCGCGTCGGCGAAGAGCACGAAGCGCTCCGGCGCCCCGGCGCGCGCGAGCGCCGCGACCAGGTTCGCGGTGTAGCTGCCGATGCCGGTGCGCGGCGCGTTCGCCAGCCGCGCGTCGATGCCGATCCTCATGGAGCGGCGGGCGTTTCCTTCCTGACCTGGATGAAGTGGCGGTACTCCCAGAAGTACAACGCCGCGCTCGCGAGCGAGAGCGCGAGCGTGGCCCAGAGAAAGCCCGAGCCCAGCTTCAGGTATGCGCCGTCGGGCACCCAGCGCGGCCAGACCGGCGCATGCGGGTTGGGCACGACGATGAGGAAGGAGATCGCCGTGATGCTCATCCCCATCTTCCACTTGCCGACCGCGCCCGCCGGGATGACGACCCCCTCCGCGGAGGCGACGCTGCGCAGCCCGGTGACGAGGAACTCGCGTCCGATGAGCAGCGCCGCCATCCAGTCGGAGACGAGTTCGTCGCGCACGAGGGGCAGCAGCGCGGCGGTCACCAGCAGCTTGTCGGCCACCGGGTCGAGGAGCTTGCCGAGCACGGTCACCTGGCCCCGGCTGCGCGCGACGTAGCCGTCGAGCCAGTCGGTCGCCGACGCGAGCAGGAAGATGGCGAGCGCGATCCAGCGGTCCACGGTCGTCCCCTCGTGCACGAGGAAGACCAGCAGCAGCGGGATGAGCGTGATGCGCGCCAGCGTGATCTTGTTGGCGGCGCTCACGGGGTGCGCTCCCGCCGCCACCCGGGAATCTCGGCGTACCGCCAGGGCTCGTTCGTGAAGACGCGGGTCCCCTCGGCGTTGACGAAGGTGTGGA
It includes:
- a CDS encoding glycosyltransferase family 1 protein, which codes for MSVRIGVDARKAADYGIGTHVRNLVERLVGLERGVEWVLFHRPGDEALLPQGDRVRLVPERAGGYSLRELTALAAKARELQLDLYHAPHYVLPARLPCPAVVTVHDLIHLQAREYRGLPRLYARLMIGRAVAAAARVITVSHASARDIAAAFPRARGKLAVIPNGVEEIFRPRPAGEAEAHVAEAFGIAAPYVLFVGNPKGHKNLDLLLSGFVRLARRYPGLLLVAVGGDAPQRHGLEKRARRLGIQGRARFVAPVDREALALLYAGAALFAFPSLHEGFGLPPLEAMACGTPVAASSAASLPEVLGPAAAYFSPQDEDSLVEAVCRVLDDAALRERLVRLGLERARLFSWDEAARRTLGVYREALG
- the pgsA gene encoding CDP-diacylglycerol--glycerol-3-phosphate 3-phosphatidyltransferase, coding for MSAANKITLARITLIPLLLVFLVHEGTTVDRWIALAIFLLASATDWLDGYVARSRGQVTVLGKLLDPVADKLLVTAALLPLVRDELVSDWMAALLIGREFLVTGLRSVASAEGVVIPAGAVGKWKMGMSITAISFLIVVPNPHAPVWPRWVPDGAYLKLGSGFLWATLALSLASAALYFWEYRHFIQVRKETPAAP
- a CDS encoding glycosyltransferase family 1 protein, with protein sequence MRIGIDARLANAPRTGIGSYTANLVAALARAGAPERFVLFADAPLAAPPECEVVVVPGRNRHAWTFGRLPGACRRARLDLFHGTANFAVPAFAGCPLVATVHDLIPLRFPAAVSGAHRLLFAALTARAVRAARRVITGSEFSRREILERFPRAAGKVAVVPYGVDPGFSPGGDAAADRRARERHGLTGRYLLFVGVFEPRKNVPLLVDAFEILRHTRPEAADLQLALAGGPGWRGEAIAAGIRGRGLEPAVRLLGYVPDADLPALYRGATLAVVPSAYEGFGLPALEAMACGTPVLAADASALPETVAGAGELFALGDPALLAARLAELASDPGRLAALRERGLARAAGFSWDRCARETLAVYREAAGERR